A region of Drosophila willistoni isolate 14030-0811.24 unplaced genomic scaffold, UCI_dwil_1.1 Seg271, whole genome shotgun sequence DNA encodes the following proteins:
- the LOC111519577 gene encoding E3 SUMO-protein ligase ZBED1-like — MDKFLTSSQKDHDPSPTSSNEPSCSKSEPEPKRKKCISAVWAHFDKLPNKQLAKCHYCGKEYKTSGNTSNLLEHLKRAHPLAQQVNNENTSSQLERYLTRTDVYGPTSSKKEAIDKAIAAMVATDLQPFSVVEDIGFRNLMRVVDPRYVMPCRKTLRDTHIKNMNESMTEKLKGILDSVDSCAITTDAWTSRANVSYLTVTCHFILNFELKTAVLSTKPLMDETNHSSLNIANTLREICDEWKVFDKLHTIVTDNAASMIKACELLKKKHLPCFAHTLNLVVQDALNLENVQNVLKITKRIVSYFKSSAIAYAKFKNAQGTENPCSLLQEVPTRWNSALQMIQRVLRTREPLTGTLLRCHNAPIPLSEDQFRILKDLCSLLEPFEKATKHASAAKGVTISLIAPAIFALSQSLEELHEQMLTPVGRETCEFLQSNVKKRLFSYENRSAPRLGTLLDPRFKKEGFQNPSNAQQAMLMLEGEVHNVIQGVRSKNSTEELPRNDEETPFLFKCMAGKIKEKNKSSRADSIITIRQYMEQRNAPHDSDPLQYWQINKEHLFALGQCAIKFLCIPASSAESERTFSKTGAIVTERRACLKPKQVNTLVFINKNQWLL; from the exons ATGGACAAGTTTTTGACCTCATCCC aaaaagaTCATGATCCCTCTCCAACATCATCAAATGAACCATCTTGTTCAAAATCTGAACCGGAGCCTAAGCGCAAAAAGTGTATTTCCGCAGTGTGGGCACATTTTGACAAATTGCCAAACAAACAACTTGCAAAATGTCATTATTGTGGCAAAGAATACAAGACAAGCGGAAACACGTCCAACTTGTTAGAGCACTTAAAACGGGCCCATCCTCTTGCCCAGCAAGTTAATAACGAAAATACGTCTTCTCAGTTAGAGCGATATTTAACACGGACAGACGTTTACGGTCCAACATCTTCCAAAAAGGAAGCAATTGACAAAGCCATTGCTGCAATGGTCGCAACGGATTTGCAACCATTTAGCgttgtcgaagatattggatTTAGAAACTTGATGAGGGTGGTGGACCCTAGATACGTCATGCCCTGTCGAAAAACTCTGCGGGACACgcatattaaaaatatgaacGAGAGTATGACGGAGAAATTGAAGGGCATTCTTGACTCCGTTGACTCGTGCGCTATCACAACAGATGCATGGACATCTCGTGCAAATGTTAGTTATCTAACTGTAACGTGTcactttattttaaatttcgagCTTAAGACGGCAGTGCTATCTACAAAGCCACTAATGGATGAGACAAACCATTCAAGTCTAAATATTGCCAACACATTGCGGGAAATATGCGATGAGTGGAAAGTGTTCGACAAACTGCACACCATTGTGACCGACAACGCAGCATCTATGATTAAAGCGTGCGaattattgaaaaagaaaCACTTACCGTGTTTTGCGCACACTCTTAATCTTGTTGTGCAAGATGCTTTAAATCTGGAAAATGTGCAAAACGTtttaaaaatcacaaaaagAATAGTGTCCTActttaagagtagcgctattGCTTATGCAAAGTTCAAAAATGCCCAAGGCACCGAAAATCCTTGCTCTCTATTGCAAGAGGTCCCTACTCGCTGGAACAGCGCATTACAAATGATTCAGAGAGTGTTGCGGACAAGGGAGCCCCTAACTGGCACCCTTTTAAGATGTCATAATGCTCCGATTCCACTGTCAGAGGATCAATTTCGGATTTTGAAGGACTTGTGCTCGCTTTTGGAACCGTTCGAAAAAGCCACAAAACATGCGTCTGCTGCAAAGGGCGTTACAATTTCATTAATTGCTCCTGCAATTTTCGCCTTATCGCAAAGTTTGGAAGAGCTCCATGAGCAGATGTTAACACCTGTAGGGAGAGAAACTTGCGAGTTTTTACAGAGCAACGTAAAAAAAAGGCTATTCTCATATGAGAATAGATCAGCACCACGCCTTGGAACTCTTCTTGACCCACGCTTCAAAAAGGAGGGTTTCCAAAATCCGTCAAATGCCCAGCAGGCCATGTTGATGTTGGAGGGAGAGGTTCATAATGTAATACAGGGCGTGAGATCTAAAAACTCCACAGAGGAACTGCCAAGGAATGATGAGGAGactccatttttatttaaatgcatggcaggaaaaataaaagaaaaaaacaaaagttcaCGGGCGGACTCAATTATTACCATTCGCCAATATATGGAGCAGCGCAATGCTCCTCATGACAGCGATCCGCTCCAATATTGGCAG ATTAACAAGGAACATTTATTTGCACTTGGACAATGCGCAATAAAATTCTTGTGTATACCAGCAAGTTCAGCTGAATCAGAGCGCACATTTAGTAAAACAGGAGCTATTGTGACGGAACGGAGAGCATGTTTAAAACCTAAACAAGTGAACACATTggtttttattaacaaaaatcaatGGCTACTTTAA
- the LOC124461211 gene encoding uncharacterized protein LOC124461211, whose translation MLDSFLKLSNKVALVLIKRSTSMKGLPDMLTAHEIDICKDFCDLLSPYKNATEKISGENYVTVSMVIPLISLLINKIRTLTVESAEGKLTKETLLKVSEDRFQSFQNNKTLVKSTMLDPRFKKLYLSPLNAQEAIQDIITEASADITEKRNSMDNGPNGRQLDEMREMPWKIQK comes from the exons ATGCTTGATTCTTTTCTCAAACTTTCAAATAAAGTAGCATTGGTTTTAATAAAACGATCAACTTCTATGAAGGGATTGCCAGACATGCTAACAGCTCACGAAATAGATATATGCAAAGACTTTTGTGATTTGCTAAGTCCGTATAAAAACGCAACAGAAAAAATAAGCGGTGAAAACTACGTCACAGTTAGCATGGTAATTCCATTAATATCCTTACTGATAAATAAAATACGTACATTGACTGTAGAATCGGCTGAAGGAAAACTTACTAAAGAAACTCTACTAAAAGTTTCTGAAGACCGTTTTCAATCttttcaaaacaacaaaacactgGTGAAGTCAACAATGTTGGACCCCCggtttaaaaaattatatttatcgCCGCTCAATGCTCAAGAAGCTATTCAAGACATTATCACCGAGGCATCGGCAGACATCACTGAAAAACGA aACTCAATGGACAATGGTCCAAACGGAAGGCAACTTGATGAGATGAGGGAA ATGCCATGGAAAATACagaaataa
- the LOC26529181 gene encoding trichohyalin, producing MPRLSRKSAEQRRREAANRALTYRQENGSEVRERNTQRMANNRQNDLERRERDRRQEALARARRRADRAYRLQEQQANSAQHILRRQDDAFRQRERERDAEAHFVARQDPDYRSMEQEFNTAQHIARRQDDAFRQRERERDTEAHFVARQDPDYRSMEQESNTAQHIVRRQDDAFRQQERERDAQAHFVARQDPDYRSMEQEANTAQHIVRRQDDAFRQQERERDAQAHFVARQDPDYRSMEQEANTARRIVRRQDDAFRQQERERDAQAHFVARQDPDYRSMEQEANTARRIVRRQDDAFRQQERERDAQAHFVARQDPDYRSMEQEANTAQHIVRRQDDAFRQQERERDAQAHFVARQDPDYRSMEQEANTARRIVRRHDDAFRQQEREREAEAHFVGRQDPFYGSMQQNAIEKASETVMQKTVKLQDEIEAQECGNRI from the coding sequence ATGCCTCGCTTGTCGAGAAAATCTGCTGAGCAACGACGACGAGAAGCTGCAAATCGGGCTCTTACTTACCGCCAAGAAAATGGCAGCGAGGTTCGCGAGAGAAATACGCAACGCATGGCAAATAATCGGCAAAATGATTTGGAAAGACGGGAAAGGGATCGTAGACAGGAAGCACTAGCACGTGCTAGACGACGAGCCGATAGAGCCTACAGGCTACAGGAGCAGCAGGCCAACTCTGCCCAACATATTCTTCGGAGACAGGATGACGCGTTCAGGCAGCGAGAGCGCGAACGGGACGCAGAAGCCCACTTCGTTGCTCGCCAAGATCCTGATTATCGTTCGATGGAGCAGGAGTTCAACACTGCTCAGCACATCGCTCGGAGACAGGATGACGCGTTCAGGCAGCGAGAGCGCGAACGGGACACAGAAGCCCACTTCGTTGCTCGTCAAGATCCTGATTATCGTTCGATGGAGCAGGAGTCCAACACTGCTCAGCACATCGTTCGGAGACAGGATGACGCGTTCAGGCAGCAGGAGCGCGAACGGGACGCACAAGCCCACTTCGTTGCTCGCCAAGATCCTGATTATCGTTCGATGGAGCAGGAGGCTAACACTGCTCAGCACATCGTTCGGAGACAGGATGACGCGTTCAGGCAGCAGGAGCGCGAACGGGACGCACAAGCCCACTTCGTTGCTCGCCAAGATCCTGACTATCGTTCGATGGAGCAGGAGGCTAACACTGCTCGGCGCATCGTTCGGAGACAGGATGACGCGTTCAGGCAGCAGGAGCGCGAACGGGACGCACAAGCTCACTTCGTTGCTCGCCAAGATCCTGACTATCGTTCGATGGAGCAGGAGGCTAACACTGCTCGGCGCATCGTTCGGAGACAGGATGACGCGTTCAGGCAGCAGGAGCGCGAACGAGACGCACAAGCCCACTTCGTTGCTCGCCAAGATCCTGATTATCGTTCGATGGAGCAGGAGGCTAACACTGCTCAGCACATCGTTCGGAGACAGGATGACGCGTTCAGGCAGCAGGAGCGCGAACGGGACGCACAAGCCCACTTCGTTGCTCGCCAAGATCCTGACTATCGTTCGATGGAGCAGGAGGCTAACACTGCTCGGCGCATCGTTCGGAGACACGATGACGCGTTCAGGCAGCAGGAGCGCGAACGGGAAGCTGAAGCTCACTTTGTTGGTCGCCAAGATCCTTTTTATGGTTCAATGCAACAGAATGCTATAGAGAAGGCGAGCGAAACCGTGATGCAAAAAACCGTAAAATTGCAAGACGAAATCGAAGCACAAGAATGCGGGAACAGAATTTGA